In Bdellovibrionales bacterium, the following proteins share a genomic window:
- a CDS encoding MTAP family purine nucleoside phosphorylase, whose translation MWGIIGGSGFEKFDGFEVIEELKRSTPFGDCSEGLKIGKVGGEKVVFLPRHGLHHTQTPSEVNYRANIYALKKCGVRQILAFSAVGSLRNELVPGDMVVPHQYIDRTKSLRKASFCGEGMVAHVSLANPTSQILTDQVKIIAKEMSFKCHFDRVSIVVEGPYFSTKAESHMYRALGADIIGMTAFPEYALAREAGMAFLPCSFVTDYDCWKDDIPHVTVQEVMNTMKLNNGKAFTIAERIVKIDSAILKKASELENGLKNGLMTPMAALSPAQQEWMSVLTT comes from the coding sequence ATGTGGGGAATTATCGGTGGTTCGGGCTTTGAAAAATTTGATGGCTTTGAGGTGATCGAAGAGCTCAAGCGCTCCACGCCCTTTGGCGACTGCTCCGAAGGACTAAAAATCGGAAAAGTGGGCGGCGAAAAAGTGGTCTTCCTCCCTCGTCATGGACTCCATCACACGCAAACGCCGTCGGAAGTGAATTATCGTGCGAACATTTACGCTTTAAAAAAATGTGGGGTTCGCCAGATTCTCGCCTTTTCTGCCGTGGGAAGTTTACGAAACGAATTAGTTCCAGGTGATATGGTCGTTCCGCATCAATACATCGATCGTACAAAGTCCCTCCGGAAAGCGAGCTTTTGCGGAGAAGGGATGGTGGCACACGTCTCTTTAGCCAATCCGACGTCGCAAATTCTAACAGATCAAGTAAAGATTATTGCGAAAGAGATGTCTTTTAAGTGTCATTTTGATCGAGTTTCGATTGTGGTGGAAGGGCCGTATTTTTCAACGAAGGCGGAATCCCATATGTATCGCGCTTTGGGTGCGGATATTATCGGAATGACCGCATTTCCCGAATACGCTCTCGCGCGCGAAGCGGGGATGGCCTTCCTGCCGTGCAGTTTTGTGACGGATTACGATTGCTGGAAGGATGACATTCCTCACGTGACCGTTCAAGAGGTGATGAACACCATGAAGCTCAATAATGGTAAAGCCTTTACCATCGCCGAACGTATCGTCAAAATCGATTCGGCGATCCTCAAAAAAGCCTCGGAATTGGAAAACGGCTTAAAAAATGGCTTAATGACACCAATGGCAGCGCTCAGTCCGGCTCAACAAGAATGGATGAGCGTCCTTACCACTTAA
- a CDS encoding DUF4087 domain-containing protein, with amino-acid sequence MKLIIFLTVLFGSVFASAAQTRCGWIQNPTPANNWITDKNATWYIGIQGGHQAEGDLAYPPHDQYVYTNGNYGYWCGCITADFNKSNNYVTKIYSSLTKPLDACRLDPSLDEPFAN; translated from the coding sequence ATGAAACTTATTATTTTTTTAACCGTTCTTTTCGGCTCCGTCTTCGCATCGGCGGCGCAAACTCGATGTGGATGGATCCAGAATCCAACACCAGCCAACAATTGGATCACAGATAAAAATGCAACTTGGTACATCGGTATTCAAGGGGGTCATCAGGCCGAGGGCGATCTCGCTTATCCTCCGCATGATCAATATGTCTATACCAACGGAAATTATGGATACTGGTGTGGTTGCATCACGGCCGACTTTAACAAATCAAATAACTACGTCACGAAAATCTACTCGAGTCTAACTAAGCCTCTCGATGCATGCCGATTGGATCCCAGCTTAGACGAGCCGTTCGCAAACTAG
- a CDS encoding integration host factor subunit beta yields the protein MTKADLIDMIAEKRGITRVKAETVVNTIFDTMTEALLKNDRIEIRGFGSFTNKAYDSYQGRNPRTGEVINVPEKKLPFFKVGKELKDDLNK from the coding sequence ATGACTAAAGCTGATCTGATTGACATGATCGCTGAGAAACGCGGAATCACTCGTGTAAAAGCGGAGACCGTGGTCAACACGATTTTCGACACTATGACCGAAGCTCTTCTTAAAAATGATCGTATTGAAATTCGTGGCTTTGGTTCTTTCACGAATAAAGCTTACGACTCTTATCAAGGACGTAATCCACGCACCGGCGAAGTGATTAATGTGCCCGAAAAGAAGCTGCCGTTTTTTAAAGTGGGAAAAGAACTCAAAGACGATCTTAATAAATAG
- a CDS encoding D-alanine--D-alanine ligase has protein sequence MSKLRVGILFGGRSGEHEVSITSALSVYKALDKTKYDVFLIGIDKEGRWVMPDQAQLLLEAHNPRLIALNKSKDTVALLPYSAEQQLVPINSSKNLNTKNFDVIIPILHGTFGEDGTMQGLLELANIAYVGSGVVGSSVGMDKDMSRRLLSHAGIPVVETVVFRKSEFVANPSQWISKCIDQLGLPFFIKPANSGSSVGVFKIKTKEEAQDKINEALLYDTKVLAEKSVAARELEISILGNDKPRASIVGEIIPTHEFYSYEAKYIDENGAQLKIPADVTPEQKKQITAYALQAFQVLELKGLARVDFFLDKNTGKIYLNEVNTIPGFTSISMYPKMWEATNLPYSELLDELIRLARELHAEKNKLKRTFD, from the coding sequence ATGAGTAAATTGAGAGTGGGAATACTGTTTGGTGGACGTTCGGGAGAACACGAAGTCAGCATCACCTCCGCACTCTCTGTTTACAAAGCCCTCGATAAAACTAAATACGATGTCTTCCTCATCGGGATCGATAAGGAGGGCCGCTGGGTGATGCCCGACCAAGCTCAGCTTTTACTCGAGGCCCATAATCCTCGCTTGATCGCCCTCAATAAATCGAAAGACACCGTCGCTCTCCTTCCCTACTCGGCCGAGCAGCAACTGGTGCCCATCAATAGCTCAAAAAATCTTAATACCAAAAACTTTGATGTGATTATTCCTATCCTTCACGGAACTTTTGGCGAAGACGGAACGATGCAGGGACTTTTGGAATTAGCGAACATCGCTTACGTGGGCTCGGGAGTGGTGGGGTCTTCGGTAGGTATGGATAAAGACATGTCTCGCCGTCTATTGTCCCACGCCGGGATTCCGGTCGTGGAAACCGTTGTTTTTAGAAAGTCGGAATTTGTAGCGAATCCCTCTCAGTGGATCAGCAAATGTATTGATCAACTCGGTTTGCCGTTTTTTATTAAGCCCGCGAACTCAGGCTCCTCCGTGGGCGTCTTTAAAATTAAGACGAAAGAAGAAGCTCAAGATAAAATCAACGAAGCGTTGCTCTACGACACAAAAGTGCTTGCCGAAAAATCCGTGGCGGCTCGCGAATTAGAAATTTCTATTCTAGGGAATGATAAACCTCGCGCCAGTATCGTCGGCGAAATCATTCCCACTCACGAGTTTTACAGCTACGAAGCGAAATACATCGACGAGAACGGAGCTCAGCTTAAAATCCCTGCTGACGTCACCCCCGAGCAAAAAAAGCAAATCACCGCTTACGCGCTCCAAGCCTTTCAGGTTCTCGAGCTCAAGGGACTTGCACGAGTGGATTTTTTCCTCGATAAAAACACCGGAAAGATTTACTTAAACGAAGTGAATACGATTCCTGGATTTACCAGCATCAGCATGTATCCCAAAATGTGGGAAGCGACAAATCTCCCCTACAGCGAATTGCTCGACGAACTCATTCGCCTCGCTCGCGAACTGCATGCGGAAAAAAATAAATTAAAACGAACCTTCGATTAA
- a CDS encoding glycosyltransferase family 4 protein yields the protein MNIAIIAPQFPVFGRGQNQYGFIWPILKGLVQKGHSIKVFSWSSALGEGVINQDGITTYFLSDLTKNKNILNFSSLAHDEFLKEHAKEPFHVLHSLTRDGLVIARKKKKLKLAVSFDVQATDMRRLFSFIGMSEETALSKIKNGLQISYTFLKSYFKKDRELLNFADGMFVTSPQQRILLERFYLYPELKVHTVPYSVDLQDLSLRQKSEELRKKLNVPMNAKIAITVTDMLEKTEMIHILTAFQKVAIKKSNVRLIVVGHGPHFKAIEYEMLNLALPSKVIFTGALPQYEIPDYIDLADVYINLSSRSAGFESNTFEAMAQQKIVVGSDVSALANVIENGVDGYLIRPADTEALSELVLNIFSGTSSEDAVGIRAREKVLSLFDVTQLIEHTEKAYQKTIESTRRYSSHRSTDPTPGPNP from the coding sequence ATGAACATCGCTATCATTGCCCCGCAGTTTCCCGTGTTTGGACGAGGGCAAAATCAGTATGGTTTCATTTGGCCTATTCTTAAAGGGCTCGTGCAAAAGGGTCACTCCATCAAAGTTTTCTCGTGGAGTTCCGCTTTAGGGGAAGGTGTCATCAATCAAGACGGAATCACCACGTATTTCCTCAGCGACCTCACAAAGAATAAAAATATTCTCAACTTTTCTTCGCTAGCTCATGATGAGTTCCTCAAAGAGCACGCCAAGGAGCCTTTTCACGTCCTTCACTCATTAACCAGAGATGGCCTGGTGATTGCCCGGAAGAAAAAAAAGCTTAAACTCGCAGTTTCTTTTGATGTGCAAGCCACAGATATGCGGCGCTTGTTTTCGTTCATCGGAATGTCGGAGGAAACGGCTCTCAGTAAAATCAAAAATGGCTTGCAGATTTCTTACACCTTTCTCAAAAGCTATTTTAAAAAAGATCGTGAACTTTTAAACTTTGCCGACGGGATGTTTGTCACGAGCCCGCAACAGCGAATCCTCCTTGAGCGCTTTTATCTTTATCCAGAATTAAAAGTTCATACAGTGCCCTATAGTGTCGACTTGCAAGATCTCTCTCTTCGCCAAAAATCGGAGGAGCTTCGGAAGAAACTGAATGTTCCGATGAACGCAAAAATCGCGATCACCGTGACCGACATGCTTGAAAAAACCGAAATGATTCATATCCTTACGGCGTTTCAAAAAGTGGCCATTAAAAAATCCAACGTGCGACTCATTGTGGTCGGCCACGGTCCTCATTTTAAAGCGATTGAATACGAGATGCTCAATTTAGCTCTTCCGAGTAAAGTGATCTTCACTGGAGCGCTCCCTCAATACGAAATTCCCGACTATATTGATCTGGCCGATGTTTATATCAATCTCAGCAGTCGCTCGGCGGGATTCGAGTCGAATACCTTTGAAGCGATGGCTCAACAAAAGATTGTGGTCGGTTCAGACGTGAGTGCTTTAGCCAATGTTATTGAAAATGGCGTGGACGGCTATTTGATTCGTCCAGCGGACACAGAGGCATTAAGTGAACTTGTGTTAAATATCTTCTCTGGAACCTCAAGCGAGGATGCCGTAGGGATCCGCGCCCGCGAAAAAGTTTTATCGCTGTTCGACGTGACTCAATTGATCGAACACACGGAAAAGGCCTATCAGAAGACCATCGAATCGACCCGCAGGTATTCTTCCCACAGATCTACCGATCCAACTCCAGGCCCAAATCCTTAA
- the gcvP gene encoding aminomethyl-transferring glycine dehydrogenase — translation MFTFAQRHIGPNDRDISQMLATVGAQSLDDLTQQTIPSNIAYTKALDLPQGLSESEVLAVAQKLADRNQIFRSYIGQGYYGTFTPPVILRNILENPGWYTAYTPYQPEISQGRLEALINFQTMVTDLTGLEISNASLLDEGTAAAEAMAMAFSLGRQKKNKFFVQKNTFPQTLEVLKTRATPIGIELVIGDWDQCPWTEVFGVYCQYPAADGTLEDLGPWASKAKQEKAFVIVGSDLLALTLYKSPGEMGADIVVGSTQRFGVPMGFGGPHAAFIATRGEYARSMPGRIVGVSKDSRGNQCYRLTLQTREQHIRREKATSNICTAQVLLAVIAGMYATYYGPHGLKSIAQRVRQMAFSLREHVSKLGYTVQAKDIFDTVSFSVTDAQMADIKKFSQEKHLNFFYPNSKTVQISLDETVTDDDLATILSVLNRGMKLTPNLGKSPSTKLDRTSAYLEHPVFNRYHSETEMLRYIFRLQKKDLTLADAMIPLGSCTMKLNATTEMIPVTWKGFANLHPFAPIEQVQGTLEMIRELDHQIQQITGFKAVSLQPNAGSQGEYAGLLVIREYHKSRGDHQRNICLIPSSAHGTNPASAAMVGMSVVVVRCDDNGNVDIEDLKAKASQHAQNLACLMITYPSTHGVFEEDFKKICEIVHAHGGQVYMDGANMNALVGVCRPGDVGADVSHLNLHKTFCIPHGGGGPGVGPIGVGAHLAPFLPQHSLQPEAGPKTGVTAVSAAPWGSALILPISWSYIKMMGAEGLKKATQVAILNANYIAKKLEGHFPVLYTGKNGRVAHECIIDVRQFKSAGVSVDDIAKRLMDFGFHAPTMSFPVAGTLMIEPTESESRMEMDRFCEAMIQIRREISAVESGKLDKDNNPLRNAPHTAEDMISDWDRPYTRAQAFFPLPWVKEKKFWVSANRVDNVYGDKNIMCSCPPISDYETPETTRELQL, via the coding sequence ATGTTTACTTTTGCTCAACGGCATATCGGCCCCAATGATCGTGATATTTCACAAATGCTCGCGACCGTTGGAGCTCAAAGTCTCGATGATTTAACTCAACAAACAATTCCAAGCAATATCGCCTACACGAAGGCCTTAGACCTTCCTCAGGGACTGAGCGAATCCGAAGTCCTCGCGGTGGCGCAAAAACTGGCCGATCGAAATCAAATTTTTAGATCTTATATCGGTCAAGGATACTACGGAACATTCACTCCCCCAGTCATCTTAAGAAATATTCTTGAGAATCCCGGATGGTACACGGCGTATACACCTTATCAGCCAGAAATCTCCCAGGGACGACTCGAAGCACTGATTAACTTTCAGACCATGGTGACAGATCTCACCGGTTTAGAAATTTCCAACGCCTCTCTCCTCGATGAAGGAACCGCTGCCGCTGAGGCTATGGCCATGGCGTTCTCTTTAGGTCGTCAGAAGAAAAATAAATTTTTTGTTCAAAAAAATACTTTTCCTCAAACACTCGAAGTTTTAAAAACCCGCGCCACACCGATCGGTATTGAGTTGGTCATTGGCGATTGGGATCAATGCCCTTGGACGGAAGTTTTTGGCGTCTATTGCCAATATCCTGCGGCCGATGGGACTCTCGAAGATTTAGGCCCTTGGGCTTCCAAGGCCAAACAAGAGAAGGCCTTTGTGATCGTGGGCTCGGACCTCCTCGCGCTGACTCTTTACAAGTCTCCAGGCGAGATGGGCGCTGACATTGTCGTCGGATCCACCCAGCGCTTTGGTGTACCCATGGGCTTTGGTGGACCGCACGCGGCATTTATCGCCACGCGCGGAGAGTACGCGCGCTCCATGCCAGGACGTATTGTGGGCGTGAGTAAAGACAGCCGCGGCAACCAATGCTATCGCCTGACCTTGCAAACTCGCGAGCAACACATTCGGCGCGAGAAAGCCACGAGCAACATTTGTACAGCGCAAGTTCTTCTGGCGGTGATTGCCGGAATGTATGCGACCTACTACGGACCTCATGGACTTAAATCCATAGCTCAACGTGTGCGCCAAATGGCGTTCTCTCTTCGAGAGCATGTGTCTAAACTGGGTTATACGGTTCAAGCCAAAGATATTTTTGATACCGTGAGCTTTTCTGTCACCGATGCACAAATGGCGGACATCAAAAAGTTCTCTCAAGAGAAACACCTTAACTTTTTCTATCCCAATTCCAAAACGGTTCAAATTTCCTTAGACGAAACCGTGACCGATGACGATTTAGCGACGATTCTGAGCGTGCTCAATCGTGGAATGAAGTTAACTCCAAATCTCGGGAAGAGTCCTTCCACGAAGCTCGATAGAACTTCGGCTTATCTCGAGCATCCGGTGTTTAACCGCTACCATTCCGAAACCGAAATGCTTCGCTACATTTTTCGTTTGCAAAAGAAAGATCTGACTTTAGCCGATGCAATGATCCCATTGGGCTCCTGCACGATGAAGCTCAATGCCACGACGGAAATGATCCCGGTGACCTGGAAAGGGTTTGCAAACTTGCATCCTTTTGCCCCAATCGAGCAAGTTCAGGGAACTTTGGAGATGATTCGCGAACTCGACCATCAAATCCAACAGATCACAGGCTTTAAAGCCGTGTCTCTTCAACCGAACGCGGGCTCTCAAGGTGAATACGCAGGACTATTAGTGATCCGCGAGTACCATAAATCCCGCGGAGATCATCAAAGAAATATTTGTTTGATTCCGAGCTCTGCGCATGGAACCAATCCCGCCAGTGCGGCGATGGTGGGCATGTCGGTGGTTGTGGTTCGTTGCGATGACAACGGAAACGTCGACATCGAAGATCTTAAAGCGAAGGCCTCTCAACACGCGCAAAACTTAGCGTGTCTTATGATCACTTACCCTTCCACTCACGGAGTATTCGAAGAAGATTTTAAAAAGATTTGCGAGATTGTTCATGCTCACGGCGGCCAGGTCTACATGGATGGAGCCAACATGAATGCATTGGTCGGAGTATGCCGACCGGGTGATGTGGGAGCTGATGTTTCCCATCTTAATTTGCATAAGACCTTCTGTATTCCTCACGGGGGAGGAGGCCCAGGTGTGGGTCCTATCGGTGTAGGAGCTCACTTAGCGCCATTTTTACCTCAACACTCTTTGCAACCCGAAGCGGGCCCTAAAACCGGCGTAACCGCGGTCTCGGCCGCTCCTTGGGGAAGCGCTTTGATTCTGCCTATTTCTTGGAGCTACATTAAAATGATGGGCGCCGAGGGACTTAAGAAAGCGACTCAAGTGGCGATCCTCAATGCCAACTACATTGCTAAAAAACTTGAAGGACACTTCCCGGTTCTTTACACTGGTAAGAACGGTCGAGTGGCTCATGAGTGCATTATCGATGTTCGCCAGTTTAAATCGGCGGGCGTCAGTGTGGATGATATTGCCAAGCGTTTGATGGATTTTGGTTTCCACGCGCCAACCATGTCATTTCCGGTCGCGGGAACTTTGATGATCGAACCGACCGAAAGCGAAAGCCGTATGGAGATGGATCGCTTTTGCGAAGCCATGATTCAAATCCGCAGAGAAATTTCGGCGGTGGAGTCCGGAAAGCTAGATAAGGATAACAATCCTCTTCGAAACGCTCCTCATACGGCGGAAGATATGATTTCGGATTGGGATCGTCCTTACACTCGAGCTCAGGCCTTCTTCCCATTACCTTGGGTCAAGGAGAAGAAGTTCTGGGTGTCTGCCAACCGGGTCGATAACGTGTACGGCGATAAAAACATCATGTGCTCTTGTCCTCCGATCAGCGATTACGAGACACCTGAAACAACAAGGGAATTGCAGCTATGA
- the mutT gene encoding 8-oxo-dGTP diphosphatase MutT, whose protein sequence is MTSPRECPNLEFMTQKKPTWIPVVTGIIKKGNLVLVGQRPTGHTLAGQWEFPGGKVELGEQPKDALVRELREELGIEATIGDLKLTWTHSYPEVGILLIFFEVQFWKGEPKPVHHTELKWVTLEELEVLDIPEANRKLLPAIRKIFTS, encoded by the coding sequence ATGACTTCACCGAGGGAATGTCCTAATCTGGAGTTTATGACCCAGAAAAAACCCACATGGATTCCAGTCGTTACCGGCATCATCAAAAAAGGGAATCTTGTTTTAGTCGGCCAAAGGCCCACAGGTCATACTCTGGCCGGCCAGTGGGAGTTCCCCGGCGGTAAAGTGGAATTGGGCGAACAACCCAAAGACGCCTTGGTGCGCGAACTCCGGGAAGAGCTAGGAATTGAGGCCACCATCGGTGATTTAAAACTCACATGGACTCATTCTTACCCTGAAGTGGGCATTCTCCTGATCTTCTTCGAAGTGCAGTTTTGGAAAGGCGAACCCAAGCCCGTCCATCACACAGAACTCAAATGGGTCACCCTCGAAGAGCTCGAAGTTTTAGATATCCCCGAGGCCAATCGTAAACTCCTCCCCGCCATTCGCAAAATCTTTACTTCTTAG
- a CDS encoding EF-P lysine aminoacylase GenX, translating to METLTKRQEYLEQHWTKYPLPSPEQLHSSLWLRGRISALNAETLELESGQKKSLSFVSEDFVGSQELGQPCPISVLKVGDIVLLQLNPKNQQIDHAFLLSPCLSHPPPSADISWQEFLISVESFFVDRGFQGWSTPYLVRSPGVDAHIDFMQVSGVRTGREFCLPTSPEIELKKMIAAGVSQIFEIKSCFRDDDKTSIHKPEFKMLEWYRAYANKTELMDDIEALISFLFQKMNLRRQVKMDRISIAELFKMHAEMALTPQTSREDLLEAIRRHRLDWNDSDDWDDLFFRIYIEKIEPHLGLDNPVVIYNFPPSQSSVARLTPEGWSDRFEVYWKGIELANAYQEQNNPQVIREKIQSEVSKRTSLGRVPNPVDPEFLSLMDRGFPPCTGCALGLDRLFMVMRDLKTIY from the coding sequence ATGGAGACCCTCACAAAACGCCAGGAATACCTTGAGCAGCATTGGACGAAATATCCTTTGCCCAGCCCAGAGCAGTTACACTCGAGCTTATGGCTGAGAGGTCGAATCTCCGCGCTGAATGCGGAGACTCTCGAGTTAGAAAGTGGCCAAAAAAAGAGCCTATCTTTTGTTTCTGAGGATTTTGTTGGCTCCCAGGAACTAGGCCAGCCGTGTCCCATTTCGGTTTTAAAGGTGGGCGATATTGTCTTGCTTCAGCTCAACCCAAAAAATCAGCAGATCGATCATGCATTCCTATTAAGCCCTTGCCTGTCGCACCCTCCGCCCTCGGCCGATATATCCTGGCAAGAGTTTCTCATTTCCGTCGAGAGTTTCTTTGTCGATCGCGGATTTCAAGGGTGGAGTACGCCTTACCTGGTCCGTTCGCCCGGAGTCGACGCGCATATCGATTTTATGCAGGTCTCAGGTGTACGCACCGGTCGTGAATTTTGTTTACCGACGAGCCCTGAGATCGAATTAAAAAAAATGATCGCTGCGGGTGTTTCTCAAATTTTCGAAATTAAATCCTGCTTTCGTGATGACGATAAGACGTCGATCCATAAACCTGAATTTAAGATGTTGGAATGGTATCGCGCCTACGCCAATAAGACAGAGTTGATGGACGACATCGAAGCCTTGATCTCGTTTCTCTTTCAAAAAATGAACCTTCGCCGGCAGGTCAAAATGGATCGAATTTCGATCGCCGAGCTTTTTAAAATGCATGCCGAGATGGCTCTCACTCCGCAGACCTCCAGGGAAGATCTGTTGGAGGCCATCCGTAGACATCGGCTCGATTGGAATGACTCTGATGACTGGGATGATCTCTTTTTTCGTATTTACATCGAAAAGATTGAACCCCATTTAGGTTTAGATAACCCAGTCGTCATCTATAATTTTCCACCCTCGCAAAGTTCAGTGGCTCGGTTGACGCCAGAGGGGTGGTCCGATCGTTTTGAGGTGTACTGGAAGGGAATCGAACTCGCCAATGCTTATCAAGAGCAGAATAATCCGCAGGTGATTCGCGAAAAAATTCAGAGTGAAGTGAGTAAAAGAACATCTCTGGGGCGAGTTCCCAATCCCGTGGATCCCGAATTTTTATCTTTGATGGACAGAGGATTTCCCCCATGCACGGGATGTGCGCTCGGGCTCGATCGTCTGTTTATGGTGATGAGAGATTTAAAAACTATTTATTAA
- the mtnA gene encoding S-methyl-5-thioribose-1-phosphate isomerase translates to AIFAEDVQLCQEMAKVAAEKIQPGDRILTHCNTGALATAGRGTALGAITLAHQQDKKIHVYVDETRPLLQGGRLTSWELAKAKVPYTLICDNMAGALMSMGKVDKIFVGTDRIAANGDFANKVGTYSLAVLAKYHNISMYVVAPSTTVDVRCPSGKEIPIEERKASEVRGVEGHFGAVQWAQESTPVFNPAFDVTPVDLITGMIIDDKYYSQKDLKDGALRSL, encoded by the coding sequence GCCATCTTCGCCGAGGATGTTCAGCTTTGCCAAGAAATGGCGAAAGTGGCCGCGGAAAAGATTCAACCGGGAGACCGCATTCTCACTCACTGCAATACGGGCGCGCTAGCGACCGCGGGACGGGGCACGGCTCTCGGTGCAATCACCCTAGCCCATCAACAGGATAAAAAGATTCACGTCTATGTCGACGAAACACGTCCACTGCTTCAAGGGGGACGATTGACATCGTGGGAGCTGGCAAAGGCAAAGGTGCCGTACACTCTCATTTGCGACAACATGGCGGGAGCTTTGATGTCCATGGGGAAGGTCGATAAGATCTTTGTCGGTACCGATCGCATCGCCGCCAACGGAGATTTTGCAAATAAAGTGGGAACGTACTCTCTGGCGGTCCTCGCAAAGTATCATAATATTTCCATGTACGTGGTCGCTCCCTCAACGACGGTGGATGTTCGTTGTCCTTCCGGAAAAGAAATACCGATCGAAGAGCGCAAGGCCAGTGAGGTGCGAGGAGTTGAAGGGCACTTTGGAGCCGTCCAATGGGCTCAAGAATCCACACCTGTCTTTAATCCCGCCTTTGACGTCACTCCCGTCGATCTCATCACCGGGATGATTATTGATGACAAATACTATTCGCAAAAAGATCTTAAAGACGGCGCACTAAGGAGTCTATAA
- a CDS encoding quinone-dependent dihydroorotate dehydrogenase, whose protein sequence is MKLWLLLPSKWAHDIMPWALSFFAPFCSDKTPEYKKLIWRELTFLNPLSIAGGVDKTAKNLLHWQRLGVGFLEVGTITPLPQGPNPGQILDRDVKTRSLWNKMGFPNAGSRAVLERIQKQKSKLRVPLFVNVGKNRNTSNENAAQDYIACMETLKPVADAFVINISSPNTQGLRQLLKPEHFRSFLSPILNYKNTKSISQPFLLKLSPDMLESELKDVLDISLELQIDGWILTNTTVEREHTPFFPKEGGVSGAPLAQRSKALLQMCADHLKNKKTDQLIISVGGVSSARDVEERLNMGANLVQAYSALVFEGPLFFKNCLNQLHQNP, encoded by the coding sequence ATGAAACTTTGGTTATTATTACCTTCAAAGTGGGCCCACGACATCATGCCATGGGCCCTTTCTTTTTTCGCCCCGTTCTGCTCAGACAAAACACCCGAATATAAAAAATTGATCTGGCGTGAGCTCACCTTCTTAAACCCATTAAGTATCGCTGGTGGCGTTGATAAGACGGCAAAAAATTTATTGCACTGGCAAAGGTTAGGGGTTGGTTTTTTAGAAGTGGGAACCATCACTCCCCTTCCCCAAGGACCTAATCCCGGCCAAATCTTAGATCGCGACGTGAAAACCCGTTCCCTCTGGAACAAGATGGGCTTCCCCAATGCCGGATCACGAGCCGTCCTCGAACGCATTCAAAAACAAAAATCAAAACTGCGCGTCCCACTTTTCGTGAACGTTGGGAAAAATAGAAACACGTCTAACGAGAATGCCGCTCAAGACTATATTGCCTGCATGGAAACTTTAAAACCGGTGGCCGATGCCTTCGTGATCAATATCAGTAGCCCCAATACGCAAGGCCTAAGACAACTTCTTAAGCCTGAACATTTTCGCAGTTTCCTGTCGCCGATTCTCAACTACAAAAATACGAAAAGCATTTCGCAACCGTTTCTGCTCAAACTAAGTCCCGATATGCTCGAAAGCGAGCTCAAGGACGTTCTCGATATTTCACTGGAACTCCAAATCGACGGATGGATCCTTACGAATACGACTGTGGAGCGCGAACACACTCCCTTTTTTCCAAAGGAGGGTGGCGTCTCCGGAGCTCCCCTGGCCCAGCGATCCAAAGCCCTCCTTCAAATGTGTGCAGATCACCTAAAGAATAAAAAAACAGACCAATTGATTATCTCTGTCGGCGGAGTTTCCTCGGCCAGAGATGTGGAAGAACGCCTGAATATGGGGGCGAACTTAGTTCAAGCCTACAGCGCGCTGGTTTTTGAGGGTCCTCTGTTTTTTAAAAATTGCTTAAATCAGCTGCACCAAAATCCATAA